The genomic stretch aagtccaggaaaaggaggtataagctggacgaagtccaggggaggaataaaataacaagtcggaggtataagctggacgaagtccagggaaaaaaaggggaaaaagaagattaattaCCCAAGGGCAGGAAGTGATAATTACCTGACCtaggaatgaaaaaaatatagaaaaatcgGGAGACGATAGAAAggagaaaactctcataacccgacgcatcagtggtgtaactttaactttggagcgtttcaatcctaacatccctggtgaggaatgagtgatcgagcgaacctaaccgctgggaaatcaataggctatcttgacgaactgacggaccgtttaggtagaagaaggaagggggaggatttgaagactgtagacgatcggagagaacttaagcttgtgggaacaatcgcctaaaagttgaaactagttcatgcttgtctGTTGTTTCTTTTTGTGTGTTGTCTTCTTTTATGAGTCtctagttgtctaggtctaggagtctgttttgtgttagtatcttgttcgtagagtcgttcttggggaccgtgcgttgaaattcgccttattctttttcttgtctttcatgcttgaggacaagcatggtttaagtgtgagcagtttgataaggctaatttcatgcataggtctaggggataaatttgtgaatttgctcggtctaacacatgttttaagccaggtgtatagaagaaattcgccaggtccaggaaaagaaggaggcaatcacacgcccgaggaaactggcgaatatgtgaacattgtgaaagaaattgcaagacggagtaaatctcagaactgaagggtagaatggagatttctacgaaggttctagaagattatgtccgtgtctataaaagaaaggttgcatgcattctggagggatcttctgggtggagacctcactaacagtcggaagctagttcacttttctatacacttgggtttTTAAAGGGAAATTCAGGGGGTTCCGCGCTGGGGTTCACTTTCGGCTTTCTCTTTTcaagttgggttgtaacaccgtcttgttgagggcgaagaaacaagttcccgTTTACTTTTCTCGCATTTTGTGGTttccaccgagcttcgctgttcgaagctcggcattCTGTTTTATTGACTATTTCcgtgttttatgcaagtttaattttctgttatatCGATGTCTGATTTTGCTgttgtgattttctggagttttgagctagcttgcttgttttggatgcgtttcgcaattgtttattgaatctgtgcagagtaatggctgaaTCGGAGTGATCAGAGTTTGTTGGTGAATGAATCGGAGGTCTGAATTTGGTTTTGTAGTTTTGATTGTGGAAACGTTTAAATTTgatgttgatcggagtagatctgttagatcggaagttctggagtggaatctagttgttgttggtttcggattgcttggatccggagtggattaagcgttcgacgtgagatctgagcaaagttggtttattttaatgcctagtcttcgtgttttcatttcgcttcgtctagtatatgtggatctgagttatttccggttagtcgtaagtttccgacgaccaaacttttacattctgttcgaatctgggtatgtgctctgtttccttCATTTTCATGTTTAATCCCGTTGAAGAAATGCATGTTGTGTTAGTTAAATGTtcagttagttatttgcagcttttctgccattcttgctatttctgggtcatggtccccactgttagttgtttCATGTCTaactaaattaggtagtcgtttacacggtctagtaagtgaatttaatataccgaagtcttgatgatgtttgatctcaacatgtttacagttttccaggtctagtgtttacatttcctgcctaggtctagtagtagtaatttctcaccatgtttgcgtggcagcagccgcttttgtcaagagtctctaaatgatttcttacgtgtccatcttcgtgggatcgaccactgcttctctatactaaatcatagtattcgggttgagggatctttgaaggggagttagTGTGTCCAATGACAGAGCATTTCGTGTTctattgagttcctagaccaagtgatctagtggattcataggacgtGGCATCTCGACCTAGCACATCGCATTTTCACCACACACGCAAACCACGCACTTCAccctccttgaggacaaggtgaatttcaaccgtgggggagttgatacgatcatatcctaattattttgttgcatatttgatttaccatatcttttccaatttatatttagatatgtgtttcttattcaataagttagggtattaGTATTcttgtattataaataggagagattataTCATTGTATGAATTAAGAAATCAATCAATGaatcaatgaaatatttttccTAAATTTGACTTGTGCAACGAGCATATTATCGTTCCCTATTGCtgctcatcggagaacgtccgagaaCCAGCAaatcgtgagctttccttcgagcacgtctcCTCCGTAACGTGACCGGATGACGATCTTCGCGCGAGTTGTTGTGAtcaaaccttcgacgtgctcgaaggaaagctcacgattTGCCGGttctcggacgttctccgatgagcaGCAATATGGAACGATAATATGCTCGTTGCACAAGTCaaatttagggaaaatatttcattgattcattgattgattacaatgatataatctctcatatttatagtactagaatactactaccctaacttaatgaacaagaaacaaatatctaaatataaattggaaagatacggtaaatcaaatatgcaactaaataattgggatatgatcgtaagaggaggagacattgctagaagataaagaggaggatggttctattggtgaagtggagaagataatcgcatCGTTCAATGTTGCTCAAATGTCATCGatagatgttgagaattgttggTTTAAGAGAGGAGGTGCTCCATGTTTGAGCGTTCTGAGAGGTGTGAACAAGCTTTTCTTTGTGGCATGGAATTTTGCCAACaacattgggtctcctttgttgatttttgacaaaGGTGATAAAGGGAGACATTCAGCTGTTCGAtacgtgtttgatccaggaggagacgccttgctaaagcttttgctttcaactctcgtcaaTGGTttgtggttcccaccttgaggacaaggtgaatttcaaccgtgggggagttgatacgatcatatccaAATTATTTGGTTACGgatttgatttaccatatctttccaatttatatttagatatttgtttcttattcaataagttagggtagtagtattctagtattataaataggagagattatatcattgtaatgaatcaatcaatgaatcaatgaaatattttccctaaatttGAATTGTGCAACGAGCATATTATCGTTCCCTATTGCagctcatcggagaacgtccgagaaCCGGCAAATCGTGAGCTTTCCTTTCAGCCAAATAAatcaccaatataaaaaaaaattcagccaCTGCACCTGCTCGATCACCTCCCACTGTCGACCTTCACCTCCGCCGTTCAACGTCATCATGTTACGCAACTACACCGAAGTGGGGCGTTATGAACAACTATTCGATCAATTGGATGCCGCTATCTCAAGGTTGGAAACACGTTGTGACAAAATCGAACGGTGTAGGACAAACTTGTATGCGTTTAAAGCAACATATGCACAGCAGGCGTGCTATGATTCCCGCAGAGAGATTCGCACTCGTCCGCGGCCGGagccaccgccacagccgggtCAAGACCTGCCGTACTATTCGCTGCCTCCCTGGGACCCTCCAAGCCATCGGCAACAGTTCGGTCGGGCCATATATGAGCCGCTACCTGCTCGCCTGATGTTGCACCACCCTGGTCGCCGAAACCCAATGAGATTTCCCCCCTATGAACAACCGGAACCCTGCCGACGACAACACAACACATATGCGTCCATTCAGCCTACCTGCCGGGAAACACAGGGACAATGCACTTTCCGTGGGTACTCGGCATATGAACACCCCTTGCCTAATTGCTGGGATCCGTCGAGAAGGTGGCAGCCGGAGCGGGAATCAGCCACACCCTACGGGGCGCCGACTTACGGTCAGCCCACCTGTTGGGACCCGTCGAAACAGCATGAATACTCGTCACATGAACCACCAACACATGTGGATCCCCTTGACCATGGGTTTGTAAAATTCCGACCTTTGCCACAGCCACCACTGGCGCATCGCTTGTGGAGTGAGGTAGGTGAGGGCAGATGTTATGGAGAAGTCGTTACTCGCACGCGTTCGCCAACACTAGACGACGACGAGAGGCTTTGTGATTCAGAGGACTCCATATTAGATGCAGAGCCTTGTGATTTAGAGGACTCCATATTAGAGGAGGAGCATTGTGATTCGGAGAAATACATATTAGAGGCGGTAGCAAGGAAACTCATGGATCGTGGCTTGCCTAGTGAGGATCGGGGATCTAGGGAAGGTAGAGATGGCATACTCGAGGACCAACAAGTTTCATCTTTTGCGGAAATCTACCATCCGCGCAGCCCCGATATGAGTAAAGAGAATGAGGAAGAGACATTGTTAGACGATGTAGAGGAGGACGATTCCACTGATGAAGTGAAGAAGGTCATCGCCTCaatcaatgttgttcaagtgtcatccaaaaatgttgttggaaattgttggggcaagaaaggataTGGTGCTTACACCGAATTGCCCataattgcttgtgtctatgtggatttgaatgtcggtgatgttccaagtatgaatcatcgatcaacatcacTCGACacagatgcaaggttgatccctccgcgtAATGACATGCTATGTTTGAGCATTTTGGGAGGCGTGAACAAGCTTTTTGTTGTGGCATGGAATTTTGCCAACaacattgggtctcctttgttgattttttacaaaggtgataaagggagacattcagttgttcgatacgtgtttgatccaggaggagacgccttgctaaagcttttgctttcaactctcgtcaatggttcgtggttcccaccttgaggacaagctGGATTTCAACCGtaggggagttgatacgatcatatctctTATGATCttccaattatttagttttcctttattcaccatatctttcccatatttgtttagatatttgtttcttgttcattaagttagggtagtagtattctagtattataaataggagagattataTAATtgtaatcaatcaatcaatgaaatattttctctaaACCTAGCTTGAGCAACAAGCGTAATTTTAGTTCTCTCTTTGCTGTCATTGGAACACGTCCGTGAAACAGCAAATCGTGACCTTTCCTTCGAGCTTGTCGAAGGTTCgattacggacgttctccgtaacgaggccggttagctaacttctcggagtgataaggtgatcgaaccttcgacaACCTCGAAGGAAAGGTCACGATTTGCTGTTTCACGAACGTGTTCCGATGACAGCAAACAGAGAACTAAAATTACGCTTGTTGCTCAAGCCAGGTttagagaaaatatttcattgattgattgatttcttGATTCATACAATGAtataatctctcctatttataatactagaatactaataccctaacttattgaataagaaacaaatatctaaatataaattggaaaagatatggtaaatcaaatatgcaactaaataattgggatatgatcgtataatgaaagcaccagttgttacggacgttctccgtaacgaggccggttaactaacttctcggagtgataaggtgatcgaaccttcgacaAGCTTGAAGGAAAGGTCACGATTTGCTGTTTCACGGACGTGTTCCGATGACAGCAAAGAGAGAACTAAAATTACGCTTGTTGCTCAAGTTAAgtttaaagaaaatatttcattgattgattaaaatgatataatctctcctatttataatactagaatactactaccctaacttaatgaacaagaaataaatatctaaacaaatatgggaaagatatggtgaataaaggaaaactaaataattggaaGATCATAagagatatgatcgtatcaaaaTCATATGGTTAATTAAAAACAAGAATAACAAGAGTTAAAGTGGCACCCAATAGCTGAATGTTAAATTTCTGTTATTGGACAAAGGGAAATTCATGGTTGTGAAATGgaatagtgcaagtaacatgaagtggagggagtatatttctatggaatggagggagtaataaaagtAGAGAGATCTGAGGAATATAACTAGAAGATTCAAATGATCGAACTAAAAAATGGCCTGATGAATCATGAATGTATTCCTAAACTAACTAAGACTAAGACGATCATTTACTATACCGAAAGTTATTGTGTTTCCTCTTATTCAAATAAGCTCTAAAATTTGACAGCTGCTCCTTACCAAATCGACCAATTATTTCgtgaaaaaaacaaaatctctCTTTCAGTAGATCCAAAAAAGGGCGAAACAGTCTTTTCAATTTTGTTCCATACGACTGCATAGTTACCAGAATTTAAATAAAGTAGTGCAATTTTTATTCTACACATAATATTCTATGGCGCATATCCAACTATGAAGTAAGTACAAGATATCATCCTCGAAATTTAAGTATTACAATTTTCCTTTTCGTCCGCTAATTAATGTCTCATCTCACTTTTACTCTTTTTATAAGTGAATCTTAAATTCTACTAATTcaatttcactcatattttattataaatttaatattctaaGTACAAATAGGATCCACAATCCATAAATTTTTATGATTCACTATTttctataaaatcaaataatttcttaaaatccaaaCTGGTGACGGATGCCGTACTTGTAATGAACATTAATAAAGTTGTTGTCACGGTAACCTACAATCAGTGAAATTTATGGGATCTATAAAGGTAAGTTTTAATCAAGGATTGAGTATACACCACAAACCATGATGGGAAGCTTACAAGATGATTCAATATCAGTGATAATGGTGCCATTCCCAGCTCAAGGCCATCTCAACCAAATGTTGCAGCTCTCGTGCCTCATCTCCTCATTCGGAATCCCGGTCCACTATGCCGGCTCCCCTGTCTTCAACCGTCAGGTCAGACTCCGTGTCAACGCCCTAAACCCTACCGATGTCCAAAAAATCAATTTCCAAGATCTTTCCTTCTCCGCGTTCGCCTCCCTGCCCCCGGTCCCGGACCCATCTACCAAATTCCCGGGGCACCTTCAACCAGCATGGGATGCCGCGATGAGTATGGCGGGGCCCCTGGGGGACTTGATGCGAAGTCTGGCACTTAAGCATCGGAGGGTCATTGTCATCCACGACCCCTTAATAGCCTCCGTAGTCAAGGATGTTGCTACCATTCCCAATGCAGAATCCTACGCCTTCATCTGCATCTCTGCCTTCTGTCAGATCAAATTCTTGTTCGAACTTCTGGGGATATTTTGTCCGGTCCAGCGGTTGCGGGAGCTGCCGCCGATATCTGACACCATCTCCAGAGAGCTGTATTCTTTCATTGGATTGCAGGATGAAGGGATGGCTTTGAGATCTGGAGATATTATAAACACGTCCAGATCCATTGAAGGCCCGTTTTTGGATATATTGGAAAGCAAGGAGATCGCCGGAGACGTGAAAAGCTGGGCGATCGGGCCGATGATACCTACAAAGCCATCGTTGAATCCTCGGCATCAAATCTTGGATTGGTTGGATAAACAGTCCCCCAAGTCTGTTATATTCGTCTCTTTCGGCACCACTACATCCCTCACAAACCATGAAGTACAGGTTAGTAGTGTGTGTGAGTTGGCCTAGACACTACGTAGAATGATTAATCTTGAGGCCAAAGGTCTCGGGTTTTAGTTTACCCTGATGCGGCCTTTAAAATTTCTATTCATTTGCCTCTATTTCTACATGTATATTGGTAATTCGATACTAATACAGGTGGTGGCGGAAGGGCTTGAGCGGAGCGGACACAAGTTCATATGGGTATTGAGAGAAGCCGATAAGTCAAATGTGTTTGACGGAGAGGCGCGGAGGATTGAGCTGCCGGCTGGATTTGAGGAGAGGGTTAAAGAGAGAGGAGTTGTGGTGAGAGAGTGGGCACCACAGCCGGAGATCTTAGCGCATCCCTCCACGGGGGGATTCATGAGCCACTGTGGTTGGAATTCGTGCAACGAGAGCATCAAGATGGGAGTTCCGATCGCCGCATGGCCGATGCATTCTGATCAGCCCACCAACGCGGTTTTCGTCACGGAGGTGCTCAGGGTTGGGCTGCCCGTGAGGAAATGGGGCGAGGTTGTGACGGCGGAGATGGTGGATGATGCTGTGAGGAGGCTCATTGCGTCGGAGGAGGGTGACGAGATCAGGAAGAGGGCGGAGGAGATGGCTGCCGTCGTCCATGGGGCGACGGAGCCAGGCGGCGCGTCGCGGcttgagttggatgcgtttatTGCTCATATTAAACGGCTTCACCTTTAAACTTGTTTCCTTTCTATTCTGAGTGATTTTAATATGTAATTGGGCCAAGAAAACATGTCTGCCCTAACAAGGCCCAAGGAATTACCTTGTGTAACGTGTACTTCAAAATTAAGATAGCTTTTCGGGCTAATGTGCGACGTATTGTGACGTTTATATGTTGCAGCTAGAAACCGACAACTAATAAATGCTTAAAGAATATTATACTCCACAACTAGAGAATATAATACTTCTCTAAAAAAAATTAGCCAACTCAAATTactaaaactagtctattttttagaCAGAAAGACTATATTTTATCCattccttaaaaatataaatgatttTTTAGTTCATcctttaaaattataaacttttttAATTGGAAATATTTTAGTCCACTAAATTACTCTCCcgttcataaaaaataatcgcattttgatattttgggatataaaaaaacttaaaacttCAACAATCTCATAGAATcttcatttatattattttcttgggcttattgttcattatttttgtTTCTGTTGTGCCGCTCCTCCCCAACAATACTAATATTGTTTAGACTTTAGACGGACAAAAGGTATCAAAGAACTAAGTAAGGTCATCCACATCCatgtctcaataccgtctcttcactattcatgggccctaCTGCACTTTctaccccatctcttaactaagagacagtaCCCACATcccttcatctcttaaccatctcatcccttaactattcattcaatttcattttttatttttatttccaacaaattcaattaataaggCCATCACATCCgtgtctcaataccgtctcttaaccgtctcatcccttcactattcatgggccctactgcactttttaccccatctcttaactaagagacagtactcgcatccctccatctcttaaccatctcatcccttaactattcatttaatttcatttttatttttatttccaacaaatttaattaataaaaacacacttcactaaataaaagaaaattacaatttaaaatcctaaaaaaacaaaaaaaaaaacacataattaaaatcctaagaaaaaaaaatacataattaaaatcctaaaaaaaagacataatttaaaatactagataTTAAAAATTGCAcccttaaattataaaaactattatgtcggcgaatcatcccctgaaggcggtggcggtgcccTCAAGCTaggtggaggcggaataccaagttgatTTTCCAGATACTCAATgccggcaagatgggcttgatattggggagacgtcatgcgggaagtgtcagtcatcgtggcggtgaagtacatggacattagggaggacggcggcccttgggagcccgcctggcttgattcgcctcggcccctccctctagccgccttcgctgccttgttcccttgcggccgacgtcgTGTACCGGAGGAGCCCCCTACATCGGATGTCGAgaactcaacctcttgtgaggtgttggcttccccaCCCTCACTAGAAGAGTATTGGCCACTAGTcgtatgcttcgtgcgtttcgagctcgagcccgtggAGGAATcgacaccgccagcccacctaTCAAGATGTTTGACCGCCTCCCAAACATTGGGAAATTTTAAATCTTTGCCGGTGTCGGATTTGAAGAttcgcaaagccgctctcagaatgtcggatCCACTGGCTCCGTGAAAGAGCAGGGTATTATTTGTGGGGTAGTGGTGTGGTCAACCGATCAGGAGGATATCCCAACCTAGCTAAGTCGTTGTCACGACAGCCTAAACCCTGGTATCaacaaaaattcctcaacccacttctattGACTAGTATAatggatgtaagggtcgaatcccacagagatggacacGTCAGAGCAATTGCGGTGATAATCTAGAAGGTTGGtttgctaccacgcttgggttgagtttttATCTAGGTGGGAAAATTAAAGAGTCTACTCTACTGACCAGTGGGCGTGACAATTGTCGGCATGTGGTTGTGTACGTGAATATGTGGAACAAAGTGTTTCAGGGACATGTGGAAAGTGGAATGTTACTATTAATGGCTAAACAAAATAACAGGAGATATTTGGTGGTGCAAGGCTGCCACTGTCAGGTCTGTGGGATCTCTGAAAaggtaaaggacaaaaagcaaaagcaaCTAAAAAGTGAAAAGTGGTCTAAAAAGCAGAAAAGGACGTTGTCTTCACCAATTCCATTAAAGATTCATAGAAATTATGCAACAactttaaactaaaattaaattccAAAATCAAAGATCAAACGGCAGATCTTACTCACGCTAACCAACAaacatgcaaggtgacagaaaCTTCACGACCGTGATTTCATGCATTTTTTCAGATTTAACCGATCAACAAACAAGAAATTCAGATTCTACACTAAAATTACAAGATATTCTTACTTAAAATTCTAGATCTGTCTAAGCAAGGCAGAATGAACATGTTGCAACCCATAAGATGAACAAAAAGAGAAATCAAACTTCATTAAGAGCAAATCCAGATCAGAATACTTCAGAATCCAAAAAACAACTAAAATTACGAAATATTCGAAAGATGAAACAACTAAAGTTAAACTAAGAAAAGcgattaaagattgtttttcCCCACGGGCGATGAAACGGTGTTTCTGCTACGATGCTGACTAGCTGGAACGGCTGTGAACTTTGTCCTGCGGGCGGCCGGAatcttcaggtgaccatggctgtggcgaggaatgagaagtgCAGGAGCTAGACTGCTGCTGGAACTAAGGATATCCGAGAGAGTGTTCTAAGTGTGTCTTCTAATAATACAtcactccttctctctccaagtgaccttctatttatagggtggcttgccctcaCTTTTAGGGTTGACTTTCCTCGTGAAATGTCTCTTTTTCCCGCGTGTAGTTGGTCATTCCTAGGAATCATTCCTTCttcatctcgagcctttttggcatgcatcctggccAGTATTGTACCATTCTGGCGCCCTTTCCACCTGAATTGTCTGACCTCTCTCCTACTAGTTTGTACCCTTTTTCCTGCACACTTAGGCAACTTTCTTGCAGATAATGCATGTTAatcacatcatactgaccagtaaccaagacctagaatacgacttatcaaactgctcacacttaacacatgtttgtcctcaagcgtgaaggaacaaacaaaaagaaataagtcaaattctagcctggttactcctcTGACCGACCCTAAACTAAAACAAGACACACAAACACCCTAAAAATTCGACGCAAAGAAAACAAACACAGAAAATAGACGGACATACGtagaaagaaaaacacaaaaagtAAAACATGCAAGTACACGTTGAACatgctatattttcaaccatccctccccttgggtCAAGTGCAATCTGGCTTTAAGCAGCCTTGAACTTTTGCCGCCCCCATTTTCCTTCCTAGCCAGTGTATTCGCTCGTCAAGAttacccaaactctcggccaaacactagattcgctcagtcactcattcctcaccgggaatgttaggactgcttCTCTCAATACACTTGACCACagttgcttcggacttagatctcacgagTAGCTCCTAAGGGTCTTTAGAGGTTTGTAACGGGGTCGTGGGCTTATAgcgtttggggtggatgttcctaaggctctaagtttcAAAACCAAACTACTTTATTCTgctgtgggggaactgtgtgtacTTGGGCGCTTGGCTGGGTGACCTTCTTTGGCTTGATCTTCTTCGATTGGATTTCTTCAACTGGTCAGTAGGCTTCTTGGTGGCTTTgccacttattttattttcttcttccttcttctttttGGGGTCGGATGTCTTTCAGGCcgttttcttcttttctctttctcttttttggGAACCAAGTGTTTCACTTGGTCTGTTTTCTCTTCTCTTTCTTCTCCAGTTGGCTCTTTAATTTCGCCTTCATGGTCAGTTGTCTCCCTGTCTCATGCCTtccacacacacagtcccaatggctagtgggttatataGGGGTTAAAAGAGGGGGCTGAACAAGGGGTTCTGAGGGAAGGATTTTTTTTGGGAGGGGGGTTCCTAATTCCCTTAGGTttttgctacacgcagtcacttcaccctagacATCATGTGGCAGCTACTCTCAATTTTTTAAGTGTTTAGTGGAAAGTAGTTctactttaggcttttaactcaccattttaagagggctttcgtgtctGGCTCTAAAgttgggcttttctctcatacttgcatcatctacACTGACTAGGATCTACTGGgaggggtggtttccattgtttAGCATGCTTTATTTCCATCAATTCCCTTCACCGTCAGTTTGaaacagttgagttttaagcccgttCATTAAACACATATCCTAAAAAAACTAACACATAATactaacacatatatacacgccgtactggccattatctcccccctcccacttcaccaGTGTCTGCTCTCAGGTacgggctgtgaagtggaaagaTGGGATGGCTAGTATGACAGACACACATACGAAAACAACAAAACAtgcacacttagactatgcaataggctaagtgggagagtatCGGATGAAATATATGAACACATAATAAAACATATACTATataactaaaacttctcacacttagactatataataggctaagtgggagaatcaCATAAATACGACAAAAACacagaaaatatatatacatgcgTCAAAGATACAacccctttacttctcacacttagactatgcaataggctaagtgttgtGAATGGGGGTTTGtatgcacatactacacataaTTAATTCTACATACAACGAcacagaaataaaataaaagaaaaactaaaaactaaaaagaaaactaattgGTCGGTCGGGTGGTCATATATTCCTCTTGCTCCTCCTCGGGGCAAGGCTCGGTGCAGGTGATTCTTGGGGTTCATCCTCGGTTGATTCAAACAAGTCCTCCTCAGACCCCTCTGGtacatcatcttctt from Salvia splendens isolate huo1 chromosome 4, SspV2, whole genome shotgun sequence encodes the following:
- the LOC121801401 gene encoding zeatin O-glucosyltransferase-like, which encodes MMGSLQDDSISVIMVPFPAQGHLNQMLQLSCLISSFGIPVHYAGSPVFNRQVRLRVNALNPTDVQKINFQDLSFSAFASLPPVPDPSTKFPGHLQPAWDAAMSMAGPLGDLMRSLALKHRRVIVIHDPLIASVVKDVATIPNAESYAFICISAFCQIKFLFELLGIFCPVQRLRELPPISDTISRELYSFIGLQDEGMALRSGDIINTSRSIEGPFLDILESKEIAGDVKSWAIGPMIPTKPSLNPRHQILDWLDKQSPKSVIFVSFGTTTSLTNHEVQVVAEGLERSGHKFIWVLREADKSNVFDGEARRIELPAGFEERVKERGVVVREWAPQPEILAHPSTGGFMSHCGWNSCNESIKMGVPIAAWPMHSDQPTNAVFVTEVLRVGLPVRKWGEVVTAEMVDDAVRRLIASEEGDEIRKRAEEMAAVVHGATEPGGASRLELDAFIAHIKRLHL